In Hyphomicrobiales bacterium, a single window of DNA contains:
- a CDS encoding Tm-1-like ATP-binding domain-containing protein translates to MARFLPQQGGGLQGGPEDHEAGHGPGALTMASGTVYVIGTLDTKGEELHYAARLVHSAGARARLVDVSTTAHDGNADVSAAAVAAHHPGGERAVLGLTDRGAAVTAMAEALTHFLLAQRDVGAVLGLGGSGNTAIVTTAMRALPVGIPKIMVSTLASGNVAPFVGASDIMMMHAVADVAGLNSVTRMVIGNAAHAAAGMVLNDIPLTDSARPAVGLTMFGVTTAAITQIRAELEQTHDCFVFHATGTGGQCFEKLIDSGLLTGALDITTTEVADFLVGGVLPCTEDRFGAIIRRRIPYVGSVGACDMVNFGARETVPAKFEGRQFYIHNPFVTLMRTTPAENAAIGHWIAARLNRMEGPVRFLLPLRGISAIDADGKPFHDVAADAALFQAIESTFVPSPIRKLIRLDAHINDPAFAAAGVAAFRDIQETA, encoded by the coding sequence ATGGCGCGATTTCTTCCCCAACAAGGAGGAGGTTTACAAGGTGGGCCTGAAGACCATGAAGCAGGGCATGGCCCGGGCGCGCTGACCATGGCTTCCGGAACCGTCTACGTCATCGGCACGCTCGATACCAAGGGCGAGGAGTTGCACTATGCGGCGCGGCTGGTGCACAGCGCGGGCGCACGGGCGCGGCTGGTCGATGTCTCCACCACGGCCCATGACGGTAATGCCGACGTCAGCGCTGCTGCCGTCGCCGCCCATCATCCGGGCGGGGAACGTGCGGTGCTGGGCCTCACCGACCGTGGCGCCGCCGTCACCGCCATGGCCGAGGCGTTGACGCATTTCCTGCTGGCGCAACGGGACGTGGGCGCGGTGCTGGGGCTGGGTGGATCGGGCAATACGGCGATTGTGACCACGGCGATGCGCGCCCTGCCCGTCGGCATTCCGAAGATCATGGTATCGACGCTTGCCTCCGGAAATGTCGCGCCCTTCGTCGGCGCCAGCGACATCATGATGATGCATGCGGTGGCCGATGTGGCCGGGCTGAACAGCGTCACCCGCATGGTGATCGGCAATGCGGCCCATGCCGCTGCGGGCATGGTGCTGAACGATATTCCCCTCACCGACAGCGCCAGGCCCGCAGTGGGGCTCACCATGTTCGGCGTCACCACGGCGGCCATCACGCAAATCAGGGCCGAACTGGAACAGACGCACGACTGCTTCGTGTTTCACGCCACGGGCACGGGCGGCCAGTGCTTCGAGAAACTCATTGATTCCGGCCTCCTGACGGGAGCACTGGACATCACCACGACGGAGGTGGCGGACTTCCTCGTGGGCGGCGTTCTTCCGTGTACGGAGGACCGTTTTGGCGCGATTATCCGCCGCCGCATTCCCTATGTGGGGTCAGTCGGGGCCTGCGACATGGTGAATTTCGGCGCACGCGAGACGGTGCCGGCCAAGTTCGAGGGGCGGCAGTTCTATATCCACAATCCCTTCGTCACGCTGATGCGCACGACACCTGCTGAAAACGCCGCCATCGGTCACTGGATTGCGGCGCGGCTCAACCGCATGGAAGGCCCGGTGCGGTTCCTGCTGCCGCTCAGGGGCATCTCCGCCATCGATGCGGATGGCAAGCCCTTCCATGACGTCGCGGCCGATGCCGCACTCTTCCAGGCAATCGAAAGCACCTTCGTACCTTCACCGATCCGCAAGCTCATCCGGCTTGACGCCCACATAAACGATCCCGCCTTTGCCGCTGCTGGCGTCGCGGCCTTCCGGGACATCCAGGAGACAGCATGA
- a CDS encoding ActS/PrrB/RegB family redox-sensitive histidine kinase — MNDTIDEPRSSGANLLRLRTLVRLRWLAVIGQSAAVLIVALYLGYPMPLGPCFALIALSAWLNIFLSIRWHGSLRLSSRMAGLLLAYDTVQLAGLLYLTGGLQNPFAFLFLVPVTVSATSLPLRSTLALGTLSFGCATALAFYHLPLPWPPGVPLDIHPNYLAGLWVAIVCGTVFSAIYARRIAEEARQMSAALGATELVLAREQRLSALDGLAAAAAHELGTPLATIALVAKELKREMPPVSPHSEDIDLLISQTARCREILARLSNRDQAADEMFGQVKLSSMIEDLVAPLRGSDVEIRIHCKAEARVAVSPEPVFQRNPAIAYGLGNILENAIDFAKSQVTVDASWNKSHVHLVVSDDGPGFDQQIFDRLGDPYVTTRPGYTESREADGTHEGMGLGLFIAKTLLERSGATVTLANQRPPAEGARITLNWPRTVVDIGPTPLHGP, encoded by the coding sequence CTGAACGACACCATCGACGAGCCCCGGAGTTCCGGGGCCAATCTCCTGCGCCTGCGCACCTTGGTGCGGCTGCGCTGGCTGGCGGTGATCGGGCAGTCCGCCGCGGTGCTGATCGTGGCGCTCTATCTGGGCTATCCCATGCCGCTGGGGCCGTGCTTTGCCCTCATCGCACTCTCGGCATGGCTCAATATCTTCCTCAGCATCCGCTGGCACGGCAGCCTTCGCCTGTCATCGCGCATGGCCGGGCTGCTGCTCGCCTATGATACCGTGCAGCTTGCCGGACTTCTTTATCTCACGGGAGGTCTGCAGAATCCCTTTGCCTTCCTTTTCCTCGTGCCCGTCACAGTATCAGCCACGTCCCTGCCGCTCCGGTCCACACTGGCGCTGGGCACGCTGAGCTTCGGCTGCGCCACGGCCTTGGCCTTCTATCATTTGCCGCTGCCCTGGCCGCCGGGGGTTCCACTCGACATTCATCCCAATTATCTCGCAGGCCTGTGGGTGGCCATTGTCTGCGGCACGGTCTTTTCCGCAATCTACGCCCGCCGCATCGCCGAGGAAGCGCGCCAGATGTCCGCCGCCCTGGGCGCGACCGAACTGGTGCTGGCCCGCGAACAGCGCCTCTCCGCCCTGGATGGCCTCGCCGCCGCGGCGGCCCATGAACTTGGCACACCGCTGGCAACCATTGCGCTCGTTGCCAAGGAATTGAAGCGCGAAATGCCGCCGGTCTCCCCGCACAGCGAAGACATTGATCTGCTGATCAGCCAGACAGCCCGTTGCCGCGAAATCCTGGCGCGCCTCTCCAACCGCGACCAGGCAGCCGACGAGATGTTCGGCCAGGTGAAACTCTCCTCCATGATCGAGGACCTCGTCGCGCCCTTGCGCGGCTCTGACGTTGAAATCCGCATTCACTGCAAGGCCGAGGCGCGCGTGGCCGTGTCGCCTGAACCTGTGTTCCAGCGCAATCCCGCCATTGCCTATGGGTTGGGCAATATCCTCGAGAACGCCATCGATTTCGCCAAGTCGCAGGTGACGGTCGATGCCTCATGGAACAAGTCGCATGTCCATCTCGTGGTGAGCGACGATGGACCCGGCTTCGACCAGCAGATCTTCGACCGGCTGGGCGATCCCTATGTCACCACACGCCCCGGCTATACGGAATCCCGCGAGGCCGACGGCACCCACGAGGGCATGGGGCTTGGCCTTTTCATCGCCAAGACGCTGCTCGAACGGTCCGGTGCAACGGTGACGCTGGCCAACCAGCGGCCACCGGCGGAGGGCGCCCGGATTACCCTGAACTGGCCGCGCACCGTCGTCGACATTGGTCCAACGCCGTTGCATGGCCCTTGA
- a CDS encoding type 1 glutamine amidotransferase, with translation MNKPLSATPLQAAAFQRMQQLMTQSPVPSISTELLSTADGELNRELNAFLFNPPGDTNLLKGKRVAICCTNGVEEVEIMGAMKWLTEHGATVHVVSPRIGEFDPTLGLRFPPVCGTHVLAIRLMENAGWIKIDRYTDEARAADYDAVILPGGCWNPDALRMDENARTFVRDMHASGKPTCAICHGQWVMVSARILKGKRATAVWNIQIDLENAGATVLDEPCVVDGNLITARFPYDLPRMVDALVKQLVKV, from the coding sequence ATGAACAAGCCTCTGTCCGCAACGCCTTTGCAGGCCGCCGCCTTCCAGCGCATGCAGCAACTGATGACGCAGTCGCCGGTGCCGTCGATCTCGACCGAATTGCTGTCCACCGCCGACGGCGAGCTGAACCGCGAACTGAATGCTTTCCTCTTCAATCCGCCGGGAGATACGAACCTCCTGAAGGGCAAGCGCGTCGCCATCTGTTGCACCAACGGGGTGGAAGAGGTGGAAATCATGGGTGCGATGAAGTGGCTGACCGAGCATGGCGCAACGGTCCATGTGGTGTCGCCGCGCATCGGCGAGTTCGACCCCACTCTTGGCCTCCGCTTTCCGCCCGTGTGCGGCACCCATGTCCTGGCCATCCGCCTGATGGAGAATGCCGGCTGGATCAAGATCGACCGCTACACCGACGAGGCCAGGGCCGCCGACTATGACGCCGTCATCCTCCCCGGCGGCTGCTGGAATCCCGATGCGCTCCGCATGGACGAGAACGCCCGGACCTTCGTGCGCGACATGCACGCATCGGGCAAGCCCACCTGCGCCATCTGCCACGGCCAGTGGGTCATGGTCAGCGCCAGGATCCTGAAAGGCAAGCGCGCCACGGCGGTGTGGAATATCCAGATCGACCTGGAGAACGCCGGTGCCACGGTGCTGGACGAACCCTGCGTGGTCGATGGCAACCTCATCACGGCGCGCTTCCCCTACGACCTTCCGCGCATGGTGGATGCCCTCGTCAAGCAGTTGGTGAAGGTGTAA
- a CDS encoding sugar phosphate isomerase/epimerase → MKYGFNLLLWTGHVTEEHLPIFKALKKAGYDGVEFPLFDGTPDHYARLGEHLDKLGLERSTVSVLGSGHNPLSPDKAQQQAALERAKWAVDCTAALGGTILAGPMHSELGYFSGGPATKQEHQRGVSFHRRAGDHAAKKNVRFAVEALNRFECYFLNTMEQLCEHLDAVDHPHVKAMYDTFHSNIEEKDPVAAVKAIKKHMIHVHVSENDRGTPGKGHVPWAETFKAIKAAKYDGWMTIEAFGRAIPALAAATRVWRDFFPNKEEVYKVGLKTMKQGMARAR, encoded by the coding sequence ATGAAGTACGGATTTAACCTGCTCCTGTGGACAGGCCATGTGACGGAAGAGCATCTGCCGATCTTCAAGGCGCTCAAGAAGGCGGGCTATGACGGCGTCGAGTTTCCGCTGTTTGACGGTACGCCCGATCACTACGCGCGGCTTGGCGAACACCTGGACAAGCTGGGGTTGGAACGGTCCACCGTGAGTGTGCTCGGTTCGGGCCACAACCCCTTGTCGCCAGACAAGGCGCAGCAACAGGCGGCCCTGGAACGGGCGAAGTGGGCGGTGGATTGCACGGCAGCACTGGGCGGGACAATTCTGGCCGGTCCCATGCACTCCGAACTCGGCTACTTCTCTGGCGGGCCCGCCACCAAGCAGGAGCATCAGCGCGGTGTTTCCTTCCACCGCCGGGCGGGTGATCACGCGGCCAAGAAAAACGTGCGCTTTGCCGTGGAGGCACTGAACCGCTTCGAATGCTATTTCCTCAACACCATGGAACAGCTTTGCGAGCATCTCGATGCCGTGGACCATCCGCATGTGAAGGCGATGTACGACACCTTCCACAGCAACATCGAGGAAAAGGACCCGGTGGCTGCGGTCAAAGCGATCAAGAAGCACATGATCCATGTGCACGTCTCGGAAAACGACCGGGGCACGCCGGGCAAGGGCCATGTGCCCTGGGCCGAGACCTTCAAGGCGATCAAGGCGGCCAAGTATGATGGCTGGATGACGATCGAGGCCTTTGGCCGTGCCATTCCGGCACTTGCTGCAGCCACGCGCGTATGGCGCGATTTCTTCCCCAACAAGGAGGAGGTTTACAAGGTGGGCCTGAAGACCATGAAGCAGGGCATGGCCCGGGCGCGCTGA